From Lonchura striata isolate bLonStr1 chromosome 3, bLonStr1.mat, whole genome shotgun sequence, one genomic window encodes:
- the DSE gene encoding dermatan-sulfate epimerase isoform X2 — MGLPVPSQPPAYQLCGPAGWKPGSDESRYDASLRSVPPPDYGVPKLHYFEDWGVVTYGSALPAEINRPFLSFKSGKLGGRAIYDIVHKNKYKEWIKGWRNFNAGHEHPDQNSFTFAPNGVPFITEALYGPKYTFFNNVLMFSPAVSKSCFSPWEGQITEDCSSKWLKYKRDLAGDCQGRVVAATERSGVVFIRGEGVGAYNPKLKLRKLQRNLILLHPQLLLLVDQIHLEDDSPLEAATSFFHNVDVPFEETVVDDIHGAFIRHRDGIYKMYWMDDTGHSEKATIASRMYPRGYPYNGTNYVNVTTLLRHPVTRAIYLFIGPSVDVQSFTARGDSPQLDVFVTTGEHAYAVYLWPVEDGSRSAFAQVIADRQKIVFDRASAIRSSTVPEVKDYVGIVERNLQHFKPVFQQLEKQILSRVRNTASFRKTAERLLRFSDKRQTEEAIDRIFAISQRQQQHGRAKKNRKVAKGYKFVDAVPDIFAQIEVNERKVRQKAQTQAQKELPVDEDEEMKDLMDFADITYVKHKTGVSIKGRSGLAQMVATARSTPSISASYTRLFLILNIAIFFAMLAMQLTYFQKAKRLHGQRCLYAILLVDSCILLWLYSSCSQSQC, encoded by the coding sequence GTATGATGCAAGTTTACGCTCTGTACCTCCACCAGACTATGGGGTTCCTAAGCTGCATTATTTTGAGGACTGGGGAGTGGTAACTTATGGAAGTGCTTTGCCAGCTGAAATCAACaggcctttcctttccttcaagTCAGGAAAGCTGGGAGGACGTGCAATATACGATATTGTTCATAAGAACAAGTACAAAGAGTGGATCAAAGGGTGGAGGAACTTTAATGCTGGCCACGAACATCCAGACCAGAACTCCTTCACTTTTGCTCCCAATGGCGTACCTTTCATAACAGAAGCTCTGTATGGGccaaaatatactttttttaataatgtgtTGATGTTTTCCCCTGCTGTGTCtaagagctgcttctccccatGGGAAGGGCAGATTACAGAAGACTGTTCCTCAAAGTGGCTTAAATATAAACGTGACTTGGCTGGTGACTGTCAGGGACGAGTGGTTGCCGCCACAGAGAGAAGCGGGGTGGTTTTTATCCGGGGAGAAGGAGTGGGTGCATACAATCCTAAACTGAAGCTAAGAAAATTGCAACGAAACCTTATACTTCTCCATCCCCAGCTTCTGTTGCTAGTGGACCAAATCCACCTAGAAGATGACAGCCCTCTGGAGGCAGCAACCAGTTTCTTCCACAATGTGGATGTGCCTTTTGAAGAAACAGTTGTTGATGATATCCATGGGGCCTTTATTAGGCACCGTGATGGGATATATAAGATGTACTGGATGGACGACACTGGCCACAGTGAGAAAGCCACCATTGCCTCGAGGATGTATCCCCGGGGCTACCCCTACAATGGAACAAACTACGTGAATGTAACGACCCTGCTGCGGCACCCCGTCACGAGGGCCATCTACCTTTTCATCGGGCCCTCTGTGGACGTGCAAAGCTTCACCGCTCGTGGAGATTCCCCGCAGCTGGATGTTTTTGTGACCACTGGTGAGCACGCCTACGCTGTGTACTTGTGGCCCGTCGAGGATGGCTCCCGCTCTGCCTTTGCACAGGTTATTGCAGACCGCCAGAAAATTGTCTTTGACCGAGCCTCTGCCATTAGGAGCTCCACAGTGCCAGAAGTGAAGGACTACGTAGGGATCGTGGAGAGGAACCTGCAACATTTTAAGCCAGTCTTCCAGCAGCTTGAGAAGCAGATCCTGTCTCGTGTACGCAACACGGCCAGCTTTAGGAAGACTGCTGAGCGCCTACTGAGGTTTTCAGATAAGAGACAGACAGAGGAGGCCATTGACAGGATATTTGCGATctcacagaggcagcagcagcatggcagagcaaagaaaaacagaaaagtagCCAAAGGCTACAAATTTGTTGATGCCGTTCCTGACATTTTTGCACAGATTGAggtaaatgaaagaaaagtgcGACAAAAGGCACAGACTCAAGCACAAAAAGAGTTGCCTGTagatgaagatgaggaaatGAAAGATCTTATGGACTTTGCAGATATCACTTATGTGAAACACAAAACTGGGGTGTCAATCAAAGGCcgatcagggctggcacagatgGTGGCAACTGCTCGAAGTACCCCATCAATATCAGCTTCTTATACTCGCCTCTTTCTAATTCTTAACATTGCTATATTTTTTGCCATGCTAGCAATGCAGCTCACGTATTTTCAGAAGGCCAAGAGACTGCATGGCCAAAGATGTCTGTATGCAATACTTTTAGTAGACAGCTGTATATTATTGTGGCTGTATTCTTCCTGTTCTCAGTCACAATGTTAG